The Brachyspira aalborgi genome has a segment encoding these proteins:
- a CDS encoding ParA family protein, whose translation MSKIIAIVNQKGGVGKTTTAVNLSAAIADMGYKTLLIDIDPQANTCLGIGISRDKTNKGIYDLLIGNAKVNEVIIKTYKENLYIIPSDSDLVGAQIELVSEIGREFKLKKAIESIKNNYEYILIDCPPTLGILTLNALTAADSVLIPIQCEFYALDGVVELNNTISLVKENLNPNLFIEGVLLTMYDGRTKLSSEVVREVVNFFKEKTYKTMIPRNVRLSEAPSYSKAIGDYDKECIGARSYKEFAREFIEKSKKEKIKI comes from the coding sequence ATGTCTAAAATTATAGCTATAGTAAATCAAAAGGGCGGAGTCGGAAAAACCACTACGGCAGTTAATTTAAGCGCGGCTATAGCGGATATGGGATATAAAACTCTTTTAATAGACATTGACCCGCAGGCAAATACTTGTTTGGGAATAGGAATTTCAAGAGATAAAACCAATAAAGGAATATACGATTTGCTTATAGGAAACGCTAAAGTAAATGAAGTTATAATAAAAACTTATAAAGAAAATTTATATATTATTCCTTCAGATTCCGATTTGGTTGGCGCTCAAATAGAACTTGTAAGCGAAATAGGAAGAGAGTTTAAATTAAAAAAAGCTATAGAATCGATTAAAAACAATTATGAATATATATTAATAGATTGTCCGCCTACTTTAGGAATACTTACATTAAACGCATTAACCGCTGCAGATTCCGTTCTTATTCCGATACAATGCGAATTTTACGCTTTGGATGGAGTAGTAGAGCTTAATAATACAATATCGCTTGTAAAAGAAAATTTAAATCCAAATTTATTTATAGAGGGAGTTCTTTTAACTATGTATGACGGAAGAACAAAATTAAGTTCGGAGGTTGTAAGAGAAGTTGTTAATTTTTTTAAAGAGAAAACTTATAAAACCATGATTCCAAGAAATGTCCGTTTAAGCGAAGCGCCTTCATATAGTAAGGCTATCGGAGACTACGATAAAGAATGTATAGGAGCTAGAAGTTATAAAGAGTTTGCAAGAGAGTTTATAGAAAAATCTAAAAAAGAGAAAATTAAAATATAA
- a CDS encoding heavy-metal-associated domain-containing protein, whose product MDKIIILISIGIIAVISVINYIKRIKSGSCCSGEGILNSEKVKVKDKNKSHYQYKKVLNIGGMTCSHCARNIENNLNKIKNVYAKVDFDKEEAIILTKEKLDNKIFEDAIKDSGYRYYIKN is encoded by the coding sequence ATGGATAAAATTATAATATTAATTTCGATAGGAATTATCGCCGTAATTTCGGTTATAAACTATATAAAAAGAATAAAATCGGGAAGCTGTTGCTCGGGCGAAGGAATTTTAAATTCCGAAAAAGTGAAAGTTAAAGACAAAAATAAAAGCCATTATCAATATAAAAAAGTTTTAAATATTGGAGGAATGACTTGTTCTCATTGCGCAAGAAATATAGAAAACAATCTTAATAAAATAAAAAATGTTTATGCAAAAGTCGATTTTGATAAAGAGGAAGCGATTATTTTAACGAAAGAAAAATTAGACAATAAAATATTTGAAGACGCTATAAAAGATTCGGGATATAGATATTATATAAAAAATTAA